CCATCGCGGCGGTGAACGGCGTCGTCCGGGCCGACGAGGACGAGAGTGCCTACGCAATCGCCCTGGTGACGCTGTGCGGCACCTTGTCGATCGTGGTGCTGCCGGTCCTCGGCGGCCCGATGGGATTCGTGGGCGAGACCTTCGGCACCTGGGTGGGCGGCGCGGTGCACGACGTCGGCCAGGTGGTGGCGACCGCTGCTGTGGCGGGAGACGAGGCGATTGCGGCGGCGACCGTGGTCAAGCTGTCACGAGTGGTGCTGCTCGCGCCGCTGGTCGCGGCCGTGGCCCTCTCCCGCCGGCGGGCCTCATCGGGGAGGGACGAGGCGACGGTCGAGTCCGCGAGCGCACAACCGCTGGTGCCGCTCTTCGTCGTCGGCTTCCTGGCGATGATCGCCGTCCGGACCTCCTCCGTGCTGCCGGTCGGTGTACTGGAGGCTGCTGCCCTGGCGGAGAAGCTGCTGCTGACCGCAGCTCTGGTGGCGCTCGGCATGGGCGTTCGTGTGGCGATGCTCCGCCGACTCGGCGGCCGCCCGCTCGTGCTGGGCCTGGCCGCCTGGGTCCTGGTCGCAGGGACGGCGGCGGTGGGAACGGCCGTCGTCGGCGTGTGAGCCGTACGAGGAGGCAGTTGGACGCACTTGTCCGAGGTTTACCAGAATCCGGTAAAGCTCGGACAACTTGGTAAACCTTCCTCGGCGAGGCGGCCGGACATCGTCGAAGGACCCGTATTGGAACTCCGGACGGCTTCGGGGCGTCGAAGTCCGTACGCGCAGATTGGCCCTGATCGTTGCCCTGTCCTGGGGACTCGTGGGGTGTACGTCTCCGGATGCTCCGCCACCGGACGTGTCCGGCAGGGTGGCCACGTCCAACGCCTCGACGGACTCGACGGAACCGACGGAGGATGACGGGCGGCGACCGGTCCTCCGCGCCGGCTGGGAGTTGCGCGAGGTGACGGCGGACGGGACCGAGGTTGCGTTGCGCGTCTCACATGGGGCCTGTGACGGGTACGTAGGGCCGGAGGTGGTCGAGGACGGTCCTGACGCCGTCGAGATCCGGATCGCCTACCAGCGACCGGTCGGCGTTCAGGAGTGCAGCGCCGAGGAACTCATCGAGCTGGAGACCGTGCGGCTGCCGACCCGGCTCGGGGACCGCGAGCTGCGCGGCTGCCGCAGCATGGGCAGCTGTCAACGTCCCGATGCCGAGGCGGAGTGGAACTCCAACCGCGGACTCGCCGTGACCGAGGGCGTCGTCGTCACCGTCGTCGATGACGGAATCCTCGGGCTGGACGAGCGCACGGGCGAGGAGATCTGGCGCGTCCCCCACGACCCCGCCGCCGGCACCTGGCTGGAGCAGCCGACCGCACTTGGCCAGGTCGTCCTGATTGTCGACCAAGTTGCCGCTGAGGGCGTCATCGCCCTCGACCCCGGCACCGGCGAGGAGCTGTGGCGGGCCAGCGGTCGCAACCCCTTCGCGGAGTTGTCCAGCCAGGTCACCGCCACCGGCTCGCTGGTCCTGCTGGCCCCGCGCGGAGGTGGCTCCGAGCCGCCGACAACGGGATCGGTGGAGGCGAGACGTCCTGACGGGTCCGTGGCCTGGTCGACCACCGTCGAGGGTCAGGTCTTCCAGACCTCTCTCAGCGACGGTCACGCGATCATCGTGTCCGGCCGGAGTCAGGACGGCCAGCAGCTGGGCTGGACGGTTCTCACCGCCCTCGATCCGCTGGACGGCACCACACGCTGGGAAGCCGTTCTTCCGGGTCAGCCCTTCGGTGTCGTCCCCCGGCCCGACGAGGACGTCCTGGTCGCCGATGTCCTGGGGGCCACCTATGGCCTGGAGCTCTCGACCGGGGAGGAGCTGTGGCGGCAGCTACCGCTCAACTACGGCGGGATCACCGATGTCGGCTCGGGGATCCTGCCTCCGCCCGGGCCGCTACGGCGACCCGTTCCTGCTGACAGACCCGCAGACCGGGGAACCGCAGGACGAGGTCCGTCGCAGCCAAGCGCTCATCGATCTCGACGTCCGACGCTTCGCCCGCTTGGACGACGATCTCTTCATCGCCCGTGAGGGGCAACTCCTCCGCCGGGACGTGACCGAGATCCCGTTGATCCAGCCGGACCCCGACCCGGTGTGGACGACCGACCTGTTCGCCTTGGCCGGCCCTCCCTCACTGGGCTCGGACGGACGGGTGGTCGTGCCCACGCCGCTGGGCGCACGAGCCTACGACAGCCAGTCCGGTCAGATGCTCTGGGCCTTCGCCGACACGCCCTGATCCCGCTGCGCTCGCGCCTGCAGCGCACAGGGGCACTGCAGGATGGCTGGCCGGCAGCCGGTCAGAGGCCGGCGAACGTCCCGGCCTGTTGCGCCAGGTTGACGAGTGCGCCCGGGGCGACGCCCAAGGCCACGGTCACGGCCGCCGCGACGCCAAGACCCAGCATCGCCGGCGCGGTCTGGCTCATGTCGGCGACCTGGCGGGACATCGCCGTCTCGTCCTCGACGAACATCGACGCCATGATCCGCAGGTAGAAGAACCCGGCGATCACGCTGGACACCACGGCCACCCCGACGAGGCCGAACTGGCCCGCCTCGACGCCGGAGCGGAAGACCGCGAACTTCGCCACGAACCC
The sequence above is a segment of the Euzebya tangerina genome. Coding sequences within it:
- a CDS encoding YeiH family protein; translation: MTSTADVVSDRPRSSVRPTGQKAPSSSLPGLLLVVGLAGLATVLAELSDSLSPLVVGVGLGALVSNTVALPQTTAPGIALASRRLLRIGIVLLGLRLSLSDLAELGPGGLGVVAVVVTVTFTGTRLLARRLGIPPDLGLLVATGYSICGASAIAAVNGVVRADEDESAYAIALVTLCGTLSIVVLPVLGGPMGFVGETFGTWVGGAVHDVGQVVATAAVAGDEAIAAATVVKLSRVVLLAPLVAAVALSRRRASSGRDEATVESASAQPLVPLFVVGFLAMIAVRTSSVLPVGVLEAAALAEKLLLTAALVALGMGVRVAMLRRLGGRPLVLGLAAWVLVAGTAAVGTAVVGV
- a CDS encoding PQQ-binding-like beta-propeller repeat protein, which encodes MATSNASTDSTEPTEDDGRRPVLRAGWELREVTADGTEVALRVSHGACDGYVGPEVVEDGPDAVEIRIAYQRPVGVQECSAEELIELETVRLPTRLGDRELRGCRSMGSCQRPDAEAEWNSNRGLAVTEGVVVTVVDDGILGLDERTGEEIWRVPHDPAAGTWLEQPTALGQVVLIVDQVAAEGVIALDPGTGEELWRASGRNPFAELSSQVTATGSLVLLAPRGGGSEPPTTGSVEARRPDGSVAWSTTVEGQVFQTSLSDGHAIIVSGRSQDGQQLGWTVLTALDPLDGTTRWEAVLPGQPFGVVPRPDEDVLVADVLGATYGLELSTGEELWRQLPLNYGGITDVGSGILPPPGPLRRPVPADRPADRGTAGRGPSQPSAHRSRRPTLRPLGRRSLHRP
- a CDS encoding PQQ-binding-like beta-propeller repeat protein gives rise to the protein MDDDLFIAREGQLLRRDVTEIPLIQPDPDPVWTTDLFALAGPPSLGSDGRVVVPTPLGARAYDSQSGQMLWAFADTP